A genomic segment from Candidatus Bathyarchaeota archaeon encodes:
- a CDS encoding DUF711 family protein — MKLRSITLYLSPKSWDTGYLKEYVESRVSSLNEAVETVKPHIEVWSLRVSTPPPPNGIDVIKAAETIYEASADLGVSLVSGFTLDAEDLDPGLLTRLLESGVYVSVKMKREDYSRNVSKALVEVAYRNPVLLADVAVIPRDLKGFLTPYFPLSVNINPVEGLAVALLYPMDLLNAYEKGGWSELSREASRMISEAEMWGRKLSSRLKVEFYGVDYSISPWMEDSSARLVEAVSGVPIPEPGSVAAVAKLNRMVQEAASKVGVKETGFCELMLPVAEDDVLKLRGREGRLRLRDLVALSTVCVAGVDMAVIPADDAIPVVEKLMEDVYQISRFKRRVLGVRVIPYPGVEPGDNVRLGFFGEVPVIPP, encoded by the coding sequence TTGAAGCTAAGAAGCATAACGCTTTACCTGAGTCCGAAAAGCTGGGACACCGGATACCTTAAAGAATACGTGGAGTCCAGGGTCTCCTCTCTCAACGAAGCCGTAGAGACAGTCAAACCCCACATAGAAGTATGGAGCCTAAGAGTGTCGACTCCCCCTCCTCCGAACGGGATCGACGTAATCAAAGCCGCCGAAACCATATACGAGGCTTCAGCAGACTTAGGTGTGAGCCTGGTCTCAGGCTTCACCTTGGACGCCGAGGACTTAGACCCAGGCTTATTGACGCGGCTTCTCGAATCCGGGGTCTACGTATCTGTCAAGATGAAGCGTGAGGATTATTCTAGAAATGTATCGAAGGCTCTCGTAGAGGTAGCCTACAGGAACCCTGTGCTCTTAGCCGACGTAGCCGTCATCCCAAGAGATCTTAAGGGTTTTCTCACACCATACTTCCCCTTGTCTGTGAATATAAACCCTGTAGAGGGGTTAGCCGTCGCTCTCCTATATCCGATGGACCTGTTGAATGCCTATGAAAAGGGTGGATGGAGTGAATTGTCTAGGGAGGCTTCCCGGATGATATCCGAGGCCGAGATGTGGGGGCGAAAACTCTCGTCTCGTCTTAAAGTGGAGTTCTACGGCGTAGACTATTCGATTTCTCCATGGATGGAAGACTCCTCGGCGCGTTTGGTCGAAGCTGTCTCCGGCGTTCCCATACCGGAGCCAGGCTCCGTGGCGGCGGTCGCTAAGCTTAACCGGATGGTTCAAGAGGCGGCGTCGAAAGTCGGGGTTAAGGAGACGGGTTTCTGCGAGCTTATGTTGCCCGTGGCTGAAGACGACGTTTTGAAGCTTAGGGGTCGAGAGGGTAGGCTCAGGCTTAGAGACCTCGTAGCTCTCTCTACGGTCTGCGTAGCCGGGGTCGACATGGCAGTCATACCTGCCGATGACGCCATACCGGTTGTCGAGAAGCTGATGGAAGACGTTTATCAGATTTCGAGGTTTAAAAGAAGGGTGTTAGGCGTGAGGGTGATACCGTATCCAGGTGTAGAACCAGGTGATAACGTACGGCTCGGCTTCTTCGGAGAGGTCCCTGTTATACCGCCTTAA
- the purL gene encoding phosphoribosylformylglycinamidine synthase subunit PurL, with protein sequence MVRVAVIPVRYASDRELLEISRRYMLSLSLEEMKAVQRYFRKIGRDPTDVEINTIAQTWSEHCYHKTFKGIIETQRGVVDGLLKTYIFKATEELNKPWCLVVFKDNAGIVAFDEEWAIAVKVETHNHPTALDPYGGAGTGTGGVFRDVMGVGAKPILSTDVLFFGPLDYPYEKLPPGIMHPRRLMRGAVAGIRDYGNKMGIPTACGAIGFDEGYVCNPLVYAGCVGIMPIRKYTRNPKPGDLIVLAGGRTGRDGLRGVTFASAELTPESEKVSAVSVQIGNPIEEKKLLEAILRARDKRDKPLYSAITDCGGGGLSSAVGEMARGLGADVELTRVPLKYTGLEPWEIWLSESQERMVMAVPKENLEELLEIFRNENCEATVIGEFTSTNRLVVRYGGKIVCDLDLRFLFDGVPRVRRRAYLTPPCEEDPEFPQPGDLMDVLKRILSSPNVASKEWVLRQYDHEVQARMFVKPLVGVHQDGPSDACVLKPLKDSWRGVVVSCGVNPKYHIHPYKMALSAIDEAIRNNVAVGGRRIALLDNFSWGNPEREETLGALVEAVRGCYDGAVGFDTPFISGKDSLYNEYRLPDGGCISIPGTLLITAVGIIPDVRKAVTMDFKEPGNPVYVLGLTRNEFGGSHYYMVLGLKGGAVPGVDVKTAKAIMDRLVEAIDLGYVRSCHDCSEGGLAVSLAESSFAGGLGVEVWLSKVPVEGLNRDDKIMFSESNSRFIVEVSRDRLHEFESLMKGLSYSRIGVVTPGNELTIHGLKDRVYEENIWELKRAWKSTFDW encoded by the coding sequence ATGGTTAGGGTAGCTGTCATACCTGTTAGATACGCAAGCGATAGGGAGCTTTTAGAGATAAGCCGACGCTATATGCTTTCCCTATCGTTAGAGGAGATGAAGGCGGTTCAGAGGTACTTCAGAAAAATAGGCAGAGACCCTACGGATGTCGAGATAAATACGATAGCGCAGACCTGGTCTGAACACTGCTATCACAAGACGTTTAAAGGAATCATAGAGACCCAAAGGGGTGTAGTAGACGGTCTTCTAAAGACGTATATATTCAAGGCTACCGAGGAGCTTAACAAGCCTTGGTGCCTCGTCGTCTTTAAGGATAACGCGGGTATTGTGGCTTTCGACGAGGAGTGGGCTATAGCGGTTAAGGTTGAGACCCACAACCATCCGACCGCGTTAGACCCCTACGGCGGAGCGGGAACGGGGACGGGCGGTGTCTTCAGAGACGTCATGGGTGTAGGGGCTAAGCCGATCCTCTCGACGGACGTACTTTTCTTCGGCCCCCTAGATTATCCATACGAGAAGCTTCCGCCAGGGATCATGCATCCGAGGAGGCTCATGAGAGGGGCAGTAGCGGGCATAAGGGACTATGGGAATAAAATGGGTATTCCGACCGCATGCGGGGCCATAGGGTTCGACGAGGGCTATGTATGTAACCCGCTCGTATACGCCGGATGCGTAGGCATAATGCCGATCAGGAAATACACTAGGAACCCTAAACCAGGGGACTTAATAGTTCTAGCAGGCGGTAGGACGGGGCGGGACGGTCTCAGAGGGGTCACCTTCGCTAGCGCCGAGTTGACGCCGGAGTCTGAGAAGGTATCGGCTGTTTCGGTGCAGATAGGTAATCCGATAGAGGAGAAGAAGCTTCTAGAAGCCATCCTGAGGGCTAGGGATAAGCGCGACAAGCCGCTGTACTCGGCTATAACCGACTGTGGTGGAGGAGGCTTATCCAGCGCCGTAGGTGAGATGGCTAGGGGTCTGGGGGCGGACGTCGAGTTGACGCGTGTACCGTTGAAATACACCGGTCTAGAGCCTTGGGAGATATGGCTCTCAGAGTCTCAGGAGCGTATGGTCATGGCCGTCCCGAAGGAGAACCTTGAGGAGCTTCTAGAGATATTCCGTAACGAGAACTGTGAAGCCACCGTGATAGGTGAGTTCACGTCTACGAATAGGCTTGTCGTCAGATACGGTGGAAAGATTGTATGTGACCTAGACCTGAGATTTCTATTCGACGGTGTACCTAGAGTACGGAGGAGGGCTTACTTGACTCCGCCATGCGAGGAAGACCCGGAGTTTCCTCAACCCGGTGACCTGATGGATGTTCTAAAAAGGATCCTCAGCAGCCCTAACGTCGCCAGTAAAGAGTGGGTCCTAAGACAGTACGACCATGAGGTTCAAGCTAGGATGTTCGTCAAACCCCTCGTAGGGGTTCACCAAGACGGCCCCAGCGACGCCTGTGTGCTTAAGCCCCTGAAAGACAGTTGGAGAGGGGTAGTCGTCTCATGCGGTGTGAACCCGAAGTATCATATACACCCCTACAAGATGGCGTTATCGGCCATAGACGAAGCTATAAGGAACAACGTGGCCGTAGGAGGACGTAGGATAGCTCTACTGGACAACTTCAGCTGGGGAAACCCTGAGAGGGAGGAGACCCTAGGAGCCCTCGTCGAGGCCGTCAGAGGATGCTACGATGGCGCAGTAGGATTCGACACGCCTTTCATATCCGGTAAGGATAGCCTGTATAACGAGTATAGGCTGCCTGACGGAGGCTGCATATCTATACCTGGGACGTTGCTTATAACGGCCGTAGGTATAATCCCGGACGTTAGGAAAGCCGTGACGATGGATTTTAAGGAGCCTGGAAACCCCGTATACGTACTCGGTTTAACCAGGAACGAGTTCGGGGGCTCTCACTACTACATGGTTTTAGGGTTAAAAGGCGGAGCGGTTCCAGGGGTCGACGTTAAAACGGCTAAGGCGATCATGGATAGGCTCGTCGAAGCGATAGACTTAGGCTACGTGAGGTCGTGCCACGACTGTTCCGAAGGAGGTCTAGCGGTGTCCTTAGCCGAGTCGAGTTTTGCAGGAGGGCTGGGTGTAGAGGTTTGGCTGTCGAAGGTACCGGTCGAGGGTTTAAACAGGGACGACAAGATAATGTTCTCCGAGTCTAACAGTAGGTTCATCGTCGAGGTTTCTCGGGATAGGCTCCATGAGTTCGAGAGCCTCATGAAGGGTCTTTCATACTCTAGGATAGGTGTCGTAACACCAGGGAATGAGCTAACAATCCACGGGTTGAAAGATAGGGTTTACGAAGAAAACATCTGGGAGCTTAAGAGGGCTTGGAAATCCACCTTTGACTGGTGA
- a CDS encoding sugar phosphate isomerase/epimerase → MRLGIASYSYNRYLRDGSMELEDFIDRAFELGVDGVELNQLYFKPEIDRIRLIKRILLNYGLDLSCVTVDNNFCKPDPGERRKEVEFVRKWIDATVTLGSPVMRINAGWPPEGVSQDTAFKWAVECIKESANYAERYGLMLVVENHGGITSTAEQVVKLLEAVNSDWFRVNLDTGNFRENIYESIEAVAPYAVHIHAKIYELGLEWHGLDSYWVEKRLDYRRIMEILVKSGYNGYISLEYEGREDPLTAVPKAIDFLDNIIF, encoded by the coding sequence ATGCGGTTGGGTATAGCCAGCTATTCGTATAACAGATACTTGAGAGACGGTAGCATGGAGTTAGAGGACTTCATAGATAGAGCCTTCGAGCTAGGTGTGGATGGGGTTGAGCTTAACCAGCTTTACTTTAAACCGGAGATCGACCGGATCAGGCTTATCAAAAGGATCCTTTTGAATTATGGGCTTGACCTCTCGTGTGTAACCGTAGATAATAACTTTTGCAAACCTGACCCAGGGGAGAGGAGAAAGGAGGTCGAGTTCGTCAGGAAGTGGATAGATGCCACCGTTACCCTCGGCTCTCCTGTGATGAGGATAAACGCCGGTTGGCCTCCTGAAGGTGTCTCACAGGATACGGCTTTCAAGTGGGCTGTCGAATGTATAAAGGAGTCTGCTAACTACGCGGAGCGGTATGGGCTTATGCTCGTGGTCGAAAACCACGGAGGTATAACCTCCACGGCTGAACAGGTGGTCAAGCTCCTAGAGGCCGTAAACTCCGACTGGTTCAGGGTGAACCTGGATACGGGAAACTTTCGAGAGAACATCTATGAGAGCATAGAGGCCGTTGCGCCTTACGCGGTTCATATCCATGCCAAGATATATGAGTTGGGTCTCGAGTGGCATGGGTTGGATAGTTACTGGGTCGAAAAAAGGCTAGATTATAGAAGGATAATGGAGATACTCGTAAAGTCTGGGTATAACGGATACATATCACTCGAATACGAGGGGAGGGAAGACCCCTTAACAGCCGTACCTAAGGCCATAGACTTCTTGGATAATATAATCTTCTAA
- the purQ gene encoding phosphoribosylformylglycinamidine synthase I, which yields MGVRTLVLRVEGTNCDVETVEAFEEAGSQVELRHLNELLRGDVGLEDFHIFCIPGGFSYGDDLGAGKLLANQLKYRLRKRLELFISEGRVLVGICNGFQALVKAGLLPAFDGPFSRQEVTLALNESGLFVDRWVYVRYEEACRCLPMKKLGSRVLHIPVNHAEGRFVATEATLKRLEEEGYVVFRYVDPHGRPSGYPWNPNGSMNNIAGICNREGNVIGLMPHPEKYTNAYLHPSWTRFKTLGSEADGLAFFKAIVGYVVENLL from the coding sequence ATGGGCGTCAGGACGCTTGTGCTCAGGGTGGAGGGTACGAACTGCGACGTGGAGACGGTCGAAGCCTTCGAGGAAGCGGGTTCCCAGGTCGAGCTTAGGCATCTGAACGAGCTTCTCAGGGGAGATGTCGGGTTAGAGGATTTTCACATATTCTGTATACCAGGCGGCTTCAGCTATGGGGACGACCTAGGAGCCGGTAAACTTCTGGCTAACCAGCTCAAATACCGGCTGAGAAAGAGGCTTGAACTCTTCATAAGCGAAGGTAGGGTCCTGGTCGGGATATGCAACGGTTTCCAGGCGCTTGTTAAAGCCGGCCTATTACCGGCCTTCGATGGCCCATTCTCGAGACAGGAGGTCACCCTTGCCTTGAACGAAAGCGGTCTATTCGTAGATAGATGGGTCTACGTGAGGTATGAAGAAGCCTGTAGATGCCTCCCGATGAAGAAGCTGGGTTCTAGGGTTCTCCATATCCCGGTGAACCATGCCGAAGGGCGGTTCGTAGCCACCGAGGCTACTTTAAAACGTCTCGAAGAAGAGGGATACGTAGTCTTCAGATACGTGGATCCGCACGGTAGACCTTCTGGGTACCCGTGGAACCCGAACGGATCCATGAATAACATAGCAGGCATATGCAACCGTGAGGGTAACGTCATCGGGCTGATGCCTCATCCTGAAAAATATACGAACGCCTATCTTCACCCGAGCTGGACGAGGTTTAAGACTCTCGGCTCTGAAGCCGACGGTTTAGCTTTTTTCAAGGCGATAGTCGGCTATGTAGTCGAAAACCTGCTTTAA
- the tadA gene encoding Flp pilus assembly complex ATPase component TadA encodes MYLPDEIAIESGLLSRLLLDGRIKGKVLIHSSIVRDLEHKALNGDFRGIRELENARKVAESMGVSFELLNGDPSLNPKEALREFALKTGSTIVTADYISAIVAKALGINVLYDRSHVKRSLTDFFEEDVMSVHLKEGLPPRVKRGKPGKWVFETLDEAPLTREEVEDLVNEILDRARSGEGFIETDKEGSTIIQLGAYRIVVTKPPFSDGLEVTAVRPIVHRSIEDYNLPRKLLRRLEEQAEGILIAGAPGMGKSTFAQALAEFYLRKGKIVKTVEAPRDLQLPDEVTQYSKVVGDSQEIHDVLLLSRPDYTIFDEMRDTNDFRLYSDLRLSGVGMVGVVHATTAVDAIQRFIGRVELGMIPSIIDTVIFMKDGEVAKVYSVESVVKVPHGLKEADLARPVVVVRDFLTGEPEYEMYVFGEKTFVIPVKRKSPRERAVSNSIDSLLRKYTYDYRVEMSGEVLEIYVPKEVYAIISRRCFRKLERIGRRAGFTEVAIHVI; translated from the coding sequence ATGTACCTACCAGACGAGATCGCGATCGAAAGCGGCCTGTTAAGCAGGCTTCTCCTAGATGGGAGAATCAAGGGTAAGGTTCTCATACATAGCTCCATAGTACGCGACCTCGAGCATAAGGCTTTAAACGGGGACTTCAGGGGAATACGGGAGCTTGAGAACGCCCGTAAGGTCGCCGAAAGCATGGGGGTCTCGTTCGAGCTTCTCAACGGAGACCCAAGTTTAAACCCTAAGGAGGCGCTGAGGGAATTCGCCCTCAAAACCGGCTCGACGATAGTCACGGCGGATTACATCTCGGCTATAGTCGCTAAGGCCTTGGGGATAAACGTCCTCTATGACAGAAGCCACGTCAAACGGAGCTTAACAGACTTCTTCGAAGAAGACGTGATGTCTGTCCACTTGAAGGAGGGTTTACCTCCGAGGGTTAAACGGGGTAAGCCTGGTAAATGGGTTTTCGAAACCCTTGATGAGGCACCGCTTACCAGGGAGGAGGTCGAAGACCTGGTGAACGAGATCTTAGACCGTGCTCGGTCCGGTGAGGGCTTCATAGAGACCGATAAGGAGGGGTCTACGATAATCCAGCTCGGAGCCTACAGGATAGTAGTTACCAAACCGCCTTTCAGCGACGGCTTAGAGGTGACGGCCGTCCGACCGATAGTTCACAGAAGCATCGAGGATTACAACCTACCCCGTAAACTCCTCAGGAGACTTGAGGAGCAGGCTGAGGGAATTCTTATAGCCGGAGCACCTGGGATGGGTAAGTCCACGTTCGCCCAAGCCTTGGCCGAGTTCTACCTCAGGAAGGGTAAGATAGTTAAAACGGTCGAGGCGCCGAGGGACCTTCAGCTTCCGGACGAGGTTACACAGTATTCCAAGGTGGTGGGAGATTCTCAGGAGATACACGATGTCTTACTCCTAAGCAGGCCGGACTATACGATATTCGACGAGATGAGGGATACCAACGACTTTAGGCTGTATTCGGACTTGAGGCTTTCAGGGGTCGGTATGGTCGGCGTCGTACATGCTACGACGGCTGTAGACGCGATCCAGCGCTTCATCGGTAGGGTCGAGTTAGGGATGATACCCTCCATAATCGATACGGTTATCTTCATGAAGGACGGTGAGGTCGCTAAGGTCTACAGCGTCGAGAGCGTCGTTAAAGTCCCGCATGGCCTTAAGGAGGCCGACCTCGCAAGACCCGTCGTCGTCGTTAGGGACTTCCTGACGGGTGAGCCTGAGTACGAGATGTATGTATTCGGAGAGAAGACGTTCGTGATACCTGTCAAGCGTAAGAGCCCGAGGGAGAGGGCTGTGAGCAATAGCATAGACTCGCTTCTCCGTAAGTATACCTATGACTACAGGGTCGAGATGAGTGGCGAGGTCTTGGAGATATACGTGCCCAAGGAGGTCTACGCCATAATTTCTCGAAGATGCTTCAGAAAACTCGAGAGAATCGGTAGGAGAGCTGGTTTCACGGAAGTAGCGATCCATGTAATATAA
- the purE gene encoding 5-(carboxyamino)imidazole ribonucleotide mutase, giving the protein MDVLVILGSTSDREYAVKVLETLKKLGVEAEVEVASAHRSPERVKTIVEEAEDKGVMVFIAVAGLSALLPSLIAAYTVKPVIGLPVKRALEGLDSLLSIAQTPPGVPVACVGVDNAVNAAVLAAEVVGLSKPSVAEKLEEYRSALRRRVEESAKKLKGLL; this is encoded by the coding sequence GTGGATGTGTTGGTGATCTTGGGTAGTACATCGGATAGAGAGTATGCAGTTAAGGTGCTTGAGACCCTGAAAAAACTAGGCGTCGAAGCTGAGGTCGAGGTGGCGTCGGCGCATAGGTCTCCGGAGAGGGTTAAAACGATAGTCGAAGAAGCTGAAGATAAGGGGGTGATGGTCTTTATAGCCGTGGCGGGTTTATCCGCCCTGCTTCCAAGCCTCATAGCCGCTTATACGGTTAAACCTGTGATAGGTCTCCCTGTCAAGAGGGCTCTTGAGGGTTTAGATTCTCTACTATCTATAGCTCAAACACCTCCGGGAGTACCCGTGGCCTGTGTGGGGGTTGATAACGCAGTGAACGCAGCCGTCTTAGCCGCGGAGGTCGTGGGACTGAGTAAACCCTCTGTCGCTGAAAAGCTTGAGGAATACCGTAGTGCCCTTAGACGTAGAGTCGAGGAGTCAGCTAAAAAGCTTAAGGGTCTCCTCTAA
- the purC gene encoding phosphoribosylaminoimidazolesuccinocarboxamide synthase, protein MAGEGLRLLKRGKVKDIYELDRDRLLFYYTDRVSAFDVVLPSTIPFKGEVLCRMSAFWFKYLDFPNHMLELILPNKMVVKRLTMIPMEFVVRGYLYGSLYERVLRGEAEVPIEPVLAAKLPKPILDPTTKFEAKDRPVTREEVIDRGWLTDEEYDMLEDVCIKIYMAMARRADEAGFILADLKLEFGRDKDGSILLADSIGPDEFRLWVKANYKPGRRQDSYDKQPVRDWLESVGYKKAVEEAVKNGKPIPPPPKLPEEIIREVSRRYVEAFERLTGEKFR, encoded by the coding sequence ATGGCTGGAGAGGGTTTACGGCTCTTGAAGAGGGGTAAGGTTAAAGACATCTATGAACTCGATAGGGATAGGCTTCTGTTCTACTATACCGATAGAGTTTCAGCCTTCGACGTAGTCCTTCCGTCGACGATACCGTTTAAAGGCGAGGTTTTATGCCGTATGTCTGCCTTCTGGTTCAAATACCTCGACTTTCCGAATCATATGCTTGAACTCATACTACCGAACAAGATGGTCGTTAAGCGTTTAACGATGATACCTATGGAGTTCGTGGTCAGAGGATACCTCTATGGAAGCCTTTACGAGAGGGTTCTGAGAGGCGAGGCCGAGGTTCCGATAGAGCCTGTACTGGCGGCTAAGCTTCCAAAGCCTATACTCGACCCTACCACCAAGTTTGAGGCTAAAGATAGGCCTGTGACGAGGGAGGAGGTTATCGATAGAGGGTGGCTTACGGATGAGGAGTACGACATGTTAGAGGACGTGTGTATAAAGATATACATGGCTATGGCTAGGAGAGCCGACGAGGCCGGTTTTATACTCGCAGACCTTAAACTCGAGTTCGGGAGAGATAAAGACGGTAGTATTCTCCTCGCAGATTCTATAGGCCCAGACGAGTTCAGGCTTTGGGTTAAGGCCAACTATAAACCCGGTAGGAGACAGGACAGTTACGATAAGCAGCCGGTCAGGGATTGGCTTGAAAGCGTAGGCTATAAGAAGGCTGTCGAAGAGGCCGTTAAAAACGGTAAGCCCATACCGCCACCTCCGAAGCTTCCAGAGGAGATAATCAGAGAAGTCAGTAGACGATACGTTGAGGCTTTTGAAAGACTCACCGGTGAGAAGTTCCGATAG
- a CDS encoding phosphoribosylformylglycinamidine cyclo-ligase, with protein sequence MKVPRSYREAGVDVDKVSRLHKFMSDLLKATFRFRSGKTGEVLTEIGHYAGLIDLGDGRVLALHVDGVGTKVLVAQMMGKYDTVGIDCVAMCVNDLVCMGVEPMALVDYLVVQEPREDLVKPIMEGIAKGAEEASIAVVGGETAVMGDVIKGAKEGYGFDLAAMCVGIADKSRIVTGESVRPGDVIVGLASNGIHSNGLTLARKVLLSRFQIDCYVDELGCTVGEELLKPTRIYVKPVLGLLRRFEVHGLAHITGGAFTKLMRIGRLAKVGFNLFNMPNPPPIFSLIKTVGSIDDREMYRTFNMGVGFCVIAPPNDAEEIISFCEKMGVKGWAVGEVSEEMGVRVKVDGKPIILC encoded by the coding sequence ATGAAAGTTCCTAGAAGCTACCGCGAGGCGGGGGTGGACGTAGACAAGGTCTCACGGCTTCACAAGTTTATGAGCGACTTGCTCAAAGCCACTTTTAGGTTTAGAAGCGGAAAAACAGGAGAGGTGCTGACCGAGATAGGTCACTACGCGGGTTTGATAGACCTCGGCGACGGTAGGGTTTTAGCCCTCCATGTCGACGGTGTAGGAACGAAGGTCCTGGTCGCTCAGATGATGGGTAAATACGACACAGTTGGCATCGACTGCGTAGCTATGTGCGTTAACGACCTGGTCTGCATGGGAGTCGAGCCCATGGCTTTGGTAGACTATCTGGTGGTTCAGGAGCCTAGGGAGGACCTGGTAAAGCCGATCATGGAGGGAATCGCTAAGGGGGCTGAGGAGGCGTCCATAGCAGTCGTCGGGGGAGAAACCGCGGTCATGGGAGACGTGATCAAAGGCGCTAAAGAGGGTTATGGATTCGACCTGGCGGCTATGTGCGTCGGCATAGCGGATAAAAGTAGAATAGTCACCGGTGAGTCTGTTAGGCCTGGAGACGTTATCGTGGGTTTAGCCAGTAACGGTATACACTCAAACGGGTTAACGTTAGCGAGGAAGGTTCTGCTATCTAGGTTTCAGATAGACTGCTATGTGGATGAGCTTGGATGTACAGTCGGAGAGGAGCTTCTTAAACCGACGAGGATCTACGTGAAACCGGTCCTAGGGCTTTTAAGAAGATTCGAGGTTCATGGTTTAGCCCATATAACCGGGGGAGCATTCACAAAGCTCATGAGGATAGGTCGTTTAGCAAAGGTAGGGTTCAACCTCTTTAATATGCCCAACCCTCCTCCGATATTCAGCTTGATAAAGACGGTGGGTTCTATAGATGATAGGGAGATGTATAGGACTTTCAACATGGGGGTGGGCTTCTGCGTAATAGCTCCTCCCAATGACGCAGAAGAGATAATATCGTTCTGCGAAAAAATGGGGGTTAAAGGCTGGGCTGTGGGGGAGGTTTCAGAGGAGATGGGTGTTAGGGTCAAAGTCGACGGAAAACCCATTATCTTATGCTAG
- a CDS encoding Lrp/AsnC family transcriptional regulator, with translation MHANIDEKDLRILSLLLENSSVTLVDIGRKLNMHPNVVAYRINKLEEMGVIKGYTVVLDLEKLGLTEYMCVGVNFPDHRFRNEFLKRIRDIPQVTMVISSLGKPEGILFVVGRNKEEIDNILSKLKDMSVEIEFATPIIKSIQNGLIPRILEAPMSERRTKKSHRRASIR, from the coding sequence GTGCATGCCAATATAGACGAGAAGGATTTAAGAATCTTATCCCTACTACTTGAAAACTCAAGCGTCACGCTTGTTGATATAGGTAGAAAGCTTAATATGCATCCCAACGTGGTGGCCTACCGAATCAACAAGCTCGAGGAGATGGGTGTCATCAAGGGCTACACGGTCGTATTGGACCTCGAGAAGCTCGGCTTAACCGAGTATATGTGCGTGGGTGTTAACTTTCCAGACCACAGGTTCAGAAACGAGTTCCTTAAGAGAATTAGAGACATACCTCAGGTGACCATGGTTATAAGCTCTCTGGGTAAGCCTGAGGGTATACTTTTCGTGGTAGGTAGGAACAAGGAGGAAATAGATAATATCCTGTCGAAGCTTAAGGATATGAGTGTCGAGATAGAGTTTGCGACGCCCATTATAAAGAGTATTCAAAACGGTTTAATACCCAGAATTCTCGAGGCGCCTATGTCTGAAAGGAGGACTAAAAAAAGCCATCGAAGAGCTAGCATAAGATAA
- a CDS encoding AAA family ATPase translates to MAYEELIRMAEKNALDAIRLDKQGAARLAAAKYQRAAEILLTVCSLYPKSPQSRVYAEKAEAYLRRVKELQNPSLESATSGTSLPSLKKTSSPLKDRPNVKWEDIANLEDAKRAIREAIVYPVKRPDLFPLGWPRGILFFGPPGCGKTMLAAAVANEVDAYFFYVDSATIMSKWLGESEKNVAALFENARELSTEGKPAIIFIDEIDSLVGVRSHEVGGEVRARNQLLKEMDGLQDKGKNLYVYVIGATNKPWNLDEPFIRRFQRRIYIPPPDFRARLELFKIYCRNLKVSKDVDFEELARLTEGYTGSDIRDIAQEAQVRVVREYFERNGGEVRAITMSDFLELLRSRKPSVSRENIRRYEEWWEKFKAV, encoded by the coding sequence ATGGCGTACGAGGAGCTCATAAGGATGGCTGAGAAAAATGCCTTAGACGCCATTAGGCTTGATAAACAGGGAGCCGCTAGGTTAGCGGCAGCCAAGTATCAGAGAGCAGCTGAGATCCTACTGACTGTTTGTTCGCTATATCCCAAGTCTCCCCAGTCACGGGTTTACGCCGAAAAAGCCGAGGCATATCTTAGAAGAGTTAAGGAGCTTCAAAACCCAAGTCTCGAAAGCGCTACCTCGGGAACAAGCCTCCCCAGCCTTAAGAAGACAAGCTCTCCGTTAAAGGATAGGCCTAACGTAAAGTGGGAAGACATAGCGAACCTAGAGGACGCCAAGAGGGCCATAAGAGAGGCGATCGTATATCCTGTCAAGAGGCCAGACCTATTTCCGCTTGGATGGCCCAGAGGCATATTGTTCTTCGGCCCACCAGGATGCGGTAAAACCATGCTAGCCGCCGCTGTGGCTAACGAGGTCGACGCATATTTCTTCTACGTAGATTCCGCCACTATCATGTCGAAGTGGCTCGGTGAATCGGAGAAAAACGTCGCAGCCCTCTTCGAGAATGCAAGAGAGTTATCGACCGAAGGTAAACCTGCGATCATATTTATAGACGAGATAGACTCATTGGTTGGTGTTAGAAGCCACGAGGTAGGTGGAGAGGTCAGGGCTAGAAACCAGCTTCTTAAAGAGATGGATGGACTTCAGGATAAGGGTAAAAATCTCTACGTTTACGTCATAGGTGCTACGAACAAGCCGTGGAACCTAGACGAACCTTTCATAAGGAGATTTCAGAGGAGGATATATATACCTCCTCCGGATTTCAGAGCCAGGCTTGAACTCTTTAAAATATACTGTAGGAACCTCAAGGTCAGTAAAGATGTCGACTTCGAGGAGCTTGCGAGGCTGACAGAGGGATATACGGGAAGCGATATCAGGGACATAGCTCAGGAGGCCCAGGTCAGGGTTGTTAGAGAATACTTTGAGAGAAACGGTGGAGAGGTAAGAGCGATCACGATGAGCGATTTCTTAGAGTTACTCAGGAGCAGGAAACCCAGCGTGTCGAGAGAGAACATTAGGCGGTATGAAGAATGGTGGGAGAAGTTTAAAGCCGTTTAA